A region of Sphingobium baderi DNA encodes the following proteins:
- a CDS encoding helix-turn-helix domain-containing protein, with translation MQIKDSRCTEGKMFRPESDWTKQERFGVTDFNIEATASILDTRVDIRHFNWVLPSSGPFSPEKHYLDYSLDRQPRRSLITMGRNDRRALSGDVLYLPPHRPYIGQPALQERHLVCVAMGEAFLENIFDGQRPMQKLDPCADIQNVVMRRLFEGIAIELRSPGFASKTVIESMLMNLAVELVRHVGSEETRSPASRCTRQVRHISDYIMGNLSGPLGVADIARGCNMSVRHVSRVFKEATGISLGDFVARSRIAMAKEMLRSEDTRIKEISWRCGFSSTSAFSAAFRTATGQTPKEFRQPPASMH, from the coding sequence ATGCAGATCAAAGACAGCAGGTGCACAGAGGGCAAGATGTTCCGACCGGAGAGCGACTGGACTAAACAGGAGAGATTCGGCGTAACGGATTTTAACATCGAAGCCACGGCCAGCATCCTGGACACACGGGTCGACATTCGGCATTTCAACTGGGTACTGCCCAGCAGCGGGCCATTCAGTCCCGAGAAGCACTATCTCGATTATTCTTTGGACCGGCAACCCCGGCGGAGCCTCATCACAATGGGTCGGAACGACAGGCGCGCGTTGAGTGGGGACGTGCTCTATCTGCCACCTCACCGGCCATATATCGGTCAGCCTGCCTTGCAGGAACGACACCTCGTTTGCGTCGCAATGGGCGAAGCTTTTTTGGAAAACATATTCGATGGCCAGCGCCCTATGCAAAAGCTCGATCCCTGCGCGGATATCCAGAATGTCGTGATGCGCCGCTTGTTCGAGGGGATTGCAATCGAATTGCGATCACCGGGCTTCGCCAGCAAGACCGTAATCGAATCCATGCTCATGAACCTGGCCGTCGAACTGGTGAGGCATGTTGGGTCGGAGGAAACGCGCAGCCCCGCCTCTCGATGCACGCGCCAGGTGCGACATATCTCTGACTATATAATGGGTAATCTGTCGGGACCATTGGGCGTCGCCGACATCGCGCGGGGCTGCAACATGAGCGTTCGCCACGTGTCGCGCGTATTCAAGGAAGCTACCGGTATTAGCTTGGGCGATTTCGTTGCGCGCAGCCGTATCGCGATGGCCAAGGAAATGCTGCGCTCCGAGGACACCCGGATAAAGGAAATCAGTTGGCGTTGCGGATTCAGCAGCACGTCGGCTTTCTCGGCAGCATTCCGCACCGCAACCGGACAAACGCCGAAGGAATTCCGTCAACCTCCGGCCAGCATGCACTGA